Genomic DNA from Vibrio vulnificus CMCP6:
ACGCCAGACAAACCAAGAGGGTTTTTAATGCCTTCTTGATAATCGATGGTGAACTCTTGTGGAATCACATGAAGGATTCTCTGCTCATCACCGATTTTAATGGATTTAGCTGTATGTATAGCACGATCCATATCTTCTTGTGAGACTTCTTCATCGGAAATGGTACCCATGCCCTTTTCTATGCGGCTGGCAATATGCTTCCCCGATAAAGAAATAAATACGTTGCTGATTTGGCACTCAGCCATCATTTCAGCTTGATCGATCGCTCTCTGGACAGATTTCACCACAGATTCAAGATCGTTCACGCCGCCTTTATCCATACCACGAGATGGGCTACTGCCTGCTCCAATGATATTAATTTGACCATCAGGCAGAATTTCGCCTACCAGAGCGGATACGGTTGCAGTGCCTATATCAAGACCAACAATAATGTTGTCATCGGCGGTCTTAGTCATCTGTACTCTCTTATTCTGACTCTTGCTCAGGGAACCAGCCAACAGCGGCTCCCGTGTCATACCTGAGGTCAACATAGCTGACCTTATCAGCTTTGCTGCCTAATTGGCGATAGAGCGAAAAAAACCTCGCTACTCGCTCATCCAAAGACTCTTTGCCTAGTTCAAGGCGAATACCATTATCTAGGATGATTTGCCAAGCGCGTCGGTCATTTAATACTAATGAAGAAATCGATAAGCCTAACTTACTAAACTCAGGATTCATTTCTCGATACTTTTTCAGTACCTCAACCCCAGTCGCAACTGGCCCGTAAAGTTTGACTCTCTCTTCATTCAGTTGCGCGACGTCACCATCAAAGACCATTCCATCTTGATTGAGTAATGCGTTGCCATTCCAAATCGCGGCGGCACGGTGCTCTGTGATAAACACTTTCACCGTATCTGGCCATTGCTTGCGAATGGATGCATGCGCGACCCAAGGCAAGGCTTCCACGCTTTCTTGCAACACCGAAACGTCTTGCGACATAAAGGTGCCGATATGAGTAATACTGCCAAAGGCATGCTGTACATCATCGGCTGTGACGTACTGCAAATCCCCTTGCAGAATTATCTTTGATAAAGGCAGGCGTTGGTCATCCCACATCCAACTCAAGGTTGAATATAAAATTGAGCCGATTAAAGCGACAACCAATACGAAAAATGCAGCGCCAATTATTTGGTGCTTTTGTCTCTTCCAGTGCGAGGGAAGTACATCAGCTTCATCAACTGCTATTTCTGTCAAAGTTAACGCTTCCTGACTTTGTTCAAATACTCTTTATTCAGCGGATATTCGCGAGCGAAAAGTAATGACTTTAACTTCGGGATTATACTGAGCTCTTGTAAACTATCAAACATTGATAGAGAGAAATCGCAACGAAGTTATCGCAAATACGAGATCTGCGTTACTAACTGCTTAATATCCGCCACAAATGGCTATTTTGCTTTCATATTACTGATATTTAGCTCAAGTGCTGCCAATTGTCGGGCGACTTTACCAATATCCCCCGCACCTTGTGCTAATAACAGATCGCCTTCTTGTAAAATGTTCGCCAATACCTCTGGCAGTTGTTGGGTATCTGCAACAAAAATAGGGTCGATTTTTCCACGACTGCGAATCGTGCGGCACAATGAACGACTGTCCGCTCCAGCAATCGCTTTTTCACCCGCCGCGTACACATCTAACATGACCAACACATCAACCTGCTCAAGCACGTTCGCGAAATCATCGTAGAGATCTCGGGTACGGCTGTAACGGTGGGGTTGGAAAATCATCACGAGACGCTTCTCTTGCCAACCGTTTCGTGCAGCTTGGATGGTCACATCCACTTCGGTTGGGTGATGACCATAGTCATCAACCAGCATTACGTTTCCGTTGCCTGTTTCAAACTCACCCAGATGCTCGAAGCGGCGACCAGTACCTTGGGTACCAACCATGGCAGCAAGGATCGCGTCATCGCCAATTTCATCTTCCGTTGCAACAGCAATGGCCGCAGCGGCATTCAATGCATTGTGGCGGCCAGGAATATTCAGGGTAATATCCAGCGCTTCGCAATCTTTGCGGACCACGGTGAATTTTCCTTGCTGGCCTTCTTGACGGTAATTTTCAATGCGAACATCGGCATCTTCCGAGAAGCCGTAAGTAATGACTTGACGACTGATGCGCGGGATCAGCTCGCGAATCACCGGATCATCAATACAAACAATCGCCTGACCATAAAATGGCAAATTGTGTAAGAAGTCGATGAAGGTTTGCTTCAGTGTTTCGAAGTCACCGCCATAGGTATCCATATGGTCAGCTTCAATGTTTGTGACAATACACACCATCGGTTGCAAATGTAAGAACGACGCATCACTTTCATCGGCTTCAGCAATCAAAATGCGGCTAGAACCTAAACGCGCATTGGTACCTGCACTTTTTACCAGACCACCATTCACGAACGTTGGATCCAGTCCCGCTTCTGAATAAATTTGCGTCACCAATGCTGTCGTGGTGGTTTTACCATGCGTACCAGCGACGGCGATACCATGACGAAAACGCATCAGTTCCGCCAGCATTTCTGCACGGCGAACAACCGGAATGCGAGCTTCACGCGCCGCTTTAACTTCTGGGTTCGCTTCATTGATCGCTGTTGAGACAACAACAACACTCGCCTCTGCAACATTCGTCGCTTGGTGGCCGATATACACTTTCGCGCCTTTTTGAGCCAAGCGCTCAGTAACGGCATTTTCCGCAATATCAGAGCCGGTGATTTGATACCCTTCATTGAGCAACACTTCGGCAATGCCGCTCATACCTGCGCCACCAATACCAATGAAGTGGATGGATTTCACTCGGCGCATCTCTGGAACCATAGCGCGAATCTGTGCAAGATCTTGCTTGTGTTGAATAGTCATTAACCTGTTCTCTTTATTTCTGTTCAGTTAGGGCGACAATCGCATCCGCCACAACTTGGTCGGCATTATTTTGTGCTGCAGCTCGGGCGTGAAGCGCCATTGAGAGCAATGTATCTCGACCTAATTTTTGAATTTCTCCCGCGAGCTTATCCACCGTCAGTTGTGGCTGCTCAATCATCAGTGCGGCTCCGCACGCCACGAGATGATCTGCATTCAACGCTTGTTGACGATCTTTGTGCATAAATGGGATAAAAATGGCCCCTACGCCAGCGGCAGAGACTTCCGATACGGTCAGAGCTCCAGAGCGACACACCAATAGGTCGGCCCAAGCGTATTGCGCAGCAACGTCATCAATGAACTCGCTCACCTCAACGTGCTCAACGCCCGCTTGTTGGTAGGCTAGACGCACTTCATCCGCACTGCCTTTACCCGCTTGATGGCGAATCTCAAAACCAGACCCGAGTTGCGCCATCACTTGTGGCATGGTTTGATTGAGGATTCTGGCACCTTGGCTGCCACCC
This window encodes:
- a CDS encoding cell division protein FtsQ/DivIB, with the translated sequence MIGAAFFVLVVALIGSILYSTLSWMWDDQRLPLSKIILQGDLQYVTADDVQHAFGSITHIGTFMSQDVSVLQESVEALPWVAHASIRKQWPDTVKVFITEHRAAAIWNGNALLNQDGMVFDGDVAQLNEERVKLYGPVATGVEVLKKYREMNPEFSKLGLSISSLVLNDRRAWQIILDNGIRLELGKESLDERVARFFSLYRQLGSKADKVSYVDLRYDTGAAVGWFPEQESE
- the murC gene encoding UDP-N-acetylmuramate--L-alanine ligase produces the protein MTIQHKQDLAQIRAMVPEMRRVKSIHFIGIGGAGMSGIAEVLLNEGYQITGSDIAENAVTERLAQKGAKVYIGHQATNVAEASVVVVSTAINEANPEVKAAREARIPVVRRAEMLAELMRFRHGIAVAGTHGKTTTTALVTQIYSEAGLDPTFVNGGLVKSAGTNARLGSSRILIAEADESDASFLHLQPMVCIVTNIEADHMDTYGGDFETLKQTFIDFLHNLPFYGQAIVCIDDPVIRELIPRISRQVITYGFSEDADVRIENYRQEGQQGKFTVVRKDCEALDITLNIPGRHNALNAAAAIAVATEDEIGDDAILAAMVGTQGTGRRFEHLGEFETGNGNVMLVDDYGHHPTEVDVTIQAARNGWQEKRLVMIFQPHRYSRTRDLYDDFANVLEQVDVLVMLDVYAAGEKAIAGADSRSLCRTIRSRGKIDPIFVADTQQLPEVLANILQEGDLLLAQGAGDIGKVARQLAALELNISNMKAK